The Primulina huaijiensis isolate GDHJ02 chromosome 17, ASM1229523v2, whole genome shotgun sequence genome window below encodes:
- the LOC140963360 gene encoding guanine nucleotide-binding protein subunit beta-like: protein MASVAELKERHLAASETVNALREKLKQKRFLLLDTDVAGYSRLQGKNPVNFGPTDLVCCRTLQGHTGKVYSLDWTAEKNRIVSASQDGRLIVWNALTSQKTHSIKLPCAWVMTCAFSLSGQSVACGGLDSVCSIFNLNSPCDKDGNLPVSRMLTGHKGYVSSCQYVPDEDSHLITASGDHTCVLWDITTGLRTSVFGGEFQSGHTSDVLSVSINASNSRMFVSGSCDSTARLWDTRVASRAVRTFHGHEGDVNTVKFFPDGNRFGTGSDDGACKLFDIRTGHQLQVYQQPHGDNEVPRVTSIAFSISGRLLFAGYTNGDCYVWDTLLAKVVLNLGSLQNSHDSRISCLGLSADGSALCTGSWDSNLKIWAFGGYRKVS, encoded by the exons ATGGCGTCAGTTGCTGAGCTGAAAGAGCGTCACCTGGCTGCTTCCGAAACCGTTAATGCGCTCAGGGAGAAATTGAAGCAAAAGCGTTTTCTTCTTCTCGACACTGATG TTGCTGGTTACTCGAGGTTGCAGGGGAAAAATCCGGTGAATTTTGGGCCAACCGATCTTGTTTGCTGTCGAACGTTGCAGGGTCACACAGGGAAG GTTTATTCCCTTGATTGGACTGCTGAAAAGAATCGAATTGTAAGTGCATCTCAAGATGGCAGATTGATTGTGTGGAATGCTCTCACAAGCCAAAAAACTCACTCGATTAAGCTACCTTGTGCATGGGTCATGACCTGTGCCTTCTCTCTCAGTGGGCAGTCTGTTGCCTGTGGTGGCTTAGATAGTGTCTGCTCTATCTTTAACCTTAACTCGCCTTGTGACAAGGATGGAAATTTACCGGTGTCGAGAATGCTTACTGGGCATAAAGGATATGTATCATCATGTCAATATGTTCCTGATGAAGACTCACATCTGATAACTGCTTCTGGTGATCACACGTGTGTTCTATGGGATATAACTACCGGCCTGAGGACGTCTGTATTTGGAGGCGAATTTCAATCTGGCCACACCTCTGATGTGCTAAG TGTCTCCATCAATGCATCCAACTCGAGAATGTTTGTGTCTGGCTCGTGCGACTCAACTGCCCGCCTTTGGGATACTCGTGTTGCTAGCCGAGCTGTTCGTACTTTTCATGGCCATGAAGGAGATGTTAATACTGTAAAGTTCTTTCCAGATGGCAATAGATTTGGAACTGGTTCAGATGATGGAGCTTGTAAACTATTCGACATCAGAACTGGACATCAGCTACAAGTGTACCAGCAACCACACGGTGATAATGAGGTCCCTCGTGTAACTTCTATTGCATTTTCTATCTCAGGCCGACTCCTCTTTGCTGGATATACAAATGGAGACTGCTATGTATGGGACACGCTGCTAGCTAAG GTGGTTTTGAACTTGGGATCCCTTCAAAATTCTCATGATTCCCGGATTAGCTGTCTCGGACTATCGGCTGATGGGAGTGCGTTATGTACAGGAAGTTGGGATTCAAATCTTAAG ATTTGGGCTTTTGGAGGTTACAGAAAAGTGAGCTGA
- the LOC140963570 gene encoding transcription factor RADIALIS-like, with amino-acid sequence MASSCMTARGSSWSAKENKAFEQALAVYDKDTPDRWVNVAKAIGGRTAEEVKRHYENLVQDVKYIESGNVPFPNYWTTGKK; translated from the coding sequence ATGGCCTCGAGTTGCATGACCGCTCGCGGAAGTTCTTGGAGCGCCAAGGAGAACAAGGCGTTTGAGCAGGCGTTAGCGGTGTATGACAAAGACACACCGGATCGATGGGTCAACGTGGCTAAGGCGATCGGGGGACGAACCGCGGAAGAAGTGAAGAGGCATTATGAGAATCTTGTGCAGGATGTGAAGTATATTGAAAGTGGCAATGTACCATTTCCCAACTACTGGACCACTGGAAAAAAGTGA
- the LOC140962523 gene encoding proline-rich receptor-like protein kinase PERK15, translating to MSQEESSPPPSSSSSPSPPSNSSSSPPPPPPGSSDSSPPPPSESTTSPPPKDDSSPPPPPPPNKDSDSPSPPPPSSNEKSPPPPPDDNNNNNDNNNNSPPSNSNKYPPPPKSSSSDGFSPPPPPSSQSGSLPPARDHSSSSDAPSNGHDQKAIIGGAAAGAGLLLFILIFFMICCNRRKKRRARDHMHYYTDNSIGHKSDIYYSNVPPHSNWPNTNGRPSMIPPPPGSGNVSSELGWPVAPPPPPPMMSSSELSSAAFSGPHQSPLPPPHPAVALGFNQSSFTYNDLSAATGGFSQANLLGQGGFGFVHKGFLPNGKEVAVKSLKSNSSQGEREFQAEVDIISRVHHRHLVSLVGYCIAGSQRMLVYEYVPNGTLEFHLHGSGRPSMDFHTRLKIAIGSAKGFAYLHEDCHPRIIHRDIKTANILLDYNFEAKVADFGLAKLSSDTNTHVSTRIMGTFGYLAPEYASSGKLTEKSDVYSYGIMLLELITGRRPIDLSSDEDDSLVDWSRPILTQAVEGGSYEELVDPRLENNYDHHAMLRMVASAAACIRHSARRRPKMSQIVRALEGDVSLEDLNEGVRPGHSRMFGSNGGSEYDTGSYTDVRRFKKVDGMSSQEFTSSSEHGLTGEFVHPNKAN from the exons ATGTCGCAAGAGGAGTCTTCGCCCCCACCTTCCTCGTCATCCTCCCCATCTCCACCGTCTAATTCATCATCGtcgccaccaccaccaccaccgggCTCGTCAGATTCATCGCCGCCACCACCCTCCGAATCAACAACTTCACCGCCGCCAAAAGATGATTcatcaccaccaccaccaccacctcctaACAAAGACTCGGATTCTCCATCTCCGCCACCTCCATCCTCCAATGAAAAATCCCCTCCTCCACCGCCCGACGACAACAACAATAACAACGATAACAACAACAATTCGCCACCTTCGAACAGCAACAAATATCCTCCACCGCCCAAGTCAAGTTCATCAGATGGGTTCTCGCCTCCCCCACCGCCATCTTCTCAATCAGGATCGCTTCCTCCGGCAAGGGATCACAGCTCATCAAGCGATGCGCCATCCAATGGTCATGACCAAAAGGCCATCATAGGTGGAGCAGCAGCAGGGGCCGGATTACTACTCTTTATCCTGATTTTCTTCATGATATGTTGCAAtagaagaaagaagagaagGGCACGAGATCATATGCATTACTACACAGATAATTCCATTGGACACAAAA GCGATATCTATTACAGCAACGTTCCTCCACACAGTAACTGGCCGAACACGAACGGCCGTCCCTCGATGATCCCACCACCACCTGGCAGCGGCAACGTGAGCTCGGAACTAGGATGGCCGGTGGCGCCTCCCCCTCCACCTCCAATGATGAGCAGCAGCGAACTAAGCTCCGCCGCGTTCTCCGGCCCACACCAATCACCTCTGCCACCTCCCCATCCTGCAGTTGCCTTAGGGTTCAACCAGAGCAGCTTCACATACAACGACCTGTCGGCGGCCACTGGCGGGTTTTCGCAAGCAAATCTACTTGGTCAAGGCGGATTCGGATTCGTTCACAAGGGGTTTTTACCTAATGGGAAGGAGGTAGCCGTCAAGAGCTTGAAATCGAACAGCTCGCAGGGGGAGCGGGAGTTCCAGGCGGAGGTGGATATCATCAGCAGGGTTCACCATCGGCATCTGGTGTCGCTAGTTGGGTACTGTATCGCAGGATCTCAAAGGATGTTGGTGTATGAATACGTTCCCAATGGAACTCTTGAATTTCACCTTCATG GAAGCGGTCGGCCATCAATGGATTTCCACACGAGACTTAAAATTGCTATTGGATCAGCCAAAGGATTCGCTTACCTTCACGAAGACT GTCATCCTCGCATTATCCATCGTGACATTAAAACTGCTAACATTTTGTTGGACTACAATTTTGAAGCCAAG GTGGCTGATTTTGGATTGGCTAAGCTATCTTCAGACACCAACACTCATGTCTCAACTCGGATAATGGGAACATTTGG ATACCTGGCGCCTGAATATGCATCAAGCGGGAAGCTTACTGAGAAATCCGACGTTTACTCGTATGGGATAATGCTTTTGGAGCTAATCACCGGTCGTCGCCCCATCGATCTGAGCAGCGACGAGGACGACAGCCTAGTTGATTGG TCTAGGCCAATTCTGACCCAAGCAGTAGAGGGAGGAAGCTATGAAGAGTTGGTGGATCCACGGCTAGAAAACAACTACGATCACCATGCTATGCTGCGCATGGTGGCTAGCGCCGCTGCCTGCATCAGACACTCTGCTAGGCGACGTCCCAAAATGAGCCAG attgTAAGAGCTCTGGAAGGTGATGTATCCCTAGAGGACCTGAACGAGGGGGTGAGGCCAGGCCACAGTAGGATGTTCGGGTCAAACGGTGGCTCGGAGTATGACACTGGCTCATACACGGATGTAAGAAGATTCAAGAAAGTAGACGGGATGTCGAGCCAGGAATTCACCAGCAGTAGTGAGCATGGCCTAACCGGCGAGTTCGTTCATCCAAACAAAGCAAATTAG
- the LOC140963121 gene encoding uncharacterized protein, which yields MKSLFILIGLISLALLPSSVIARTDPGEYWQHVMKDEPMPQFIQGLVGVSKVASVSNNNHQNKKEHYHFSLDRPSAAADIAADDQKDKVSYTRDFEPEPTATAYTDGVKKENKVSYTKDFEPEPTATAYTDGVKKENKISYTKDFEPEPTATAYTDGVKKENKISYTKDFEPEPTATSYTDGVTKENKISYSKDFEPEPTATAYTDGVMKGNKISYTKDFEPEPTATAYVEGAKDN from the exons ATGAAATCCCTTTTCATTTTAATTGGTCTCATATCTCTTGCGTTG TTGCCGAGCAGTGTTATCGCGAGAACAGATCCAGGCGAGTACTGGCAACATGTGATGAAAGATGAACCCATGCCTCAGTTCATACAAGGCCTTGTTGGTGTGAGTAAAGTTGCATCTGTTTCCAATAACAATCACCAGAACAAGAAAGAACACTATCACTTCTCGTTGGATAGACCTAGTGCTGCCGCCGATATCGCTGCTGACGACCAGAAAGACAAGGTTTCTTACACCAGAGACTTTGAACCAGAGCCTACGGCTACAGCTTATACCGATGGTgtcaagaaagaaaacaaggttTCTTACACCAAAGACTTTGAACCAGAGCCTACAGCTACAGCTTATACTGATGGTgtcaagaaagaaaacaagatttCTTACACCAAAGACTTTGAACCAGAGCCTACGGCTACAGCTTATACGGATGGTgtcaagaaagaaaacaagatttCTTACACCAAAGACTTCGAACCCGAGCCTACGGCTACATCTTATACCGATGGTGTCACGAAAGAGAACAAG aTTTCTTACTCCAAAGACTTCGAACCAGAGCCTACGGCTACAGCTTATACTGATGGTGTCATGAAAGGAAACAAGATTTCTTACACCAAAGACTTTGAACCAGAGCCTACGGCTACAGCTTACGTCGAAGGTGCCAAGGATAATTAA
- the LOC140963368 gene encoding uncharacterized protein, with protein sequence MKALFIFTGFLFLAVLARNALARKDPGEYWKHVMKDEPMPEYIQGLVGASEVTCTDNKNKGYFHISSQKTSIDPIPSVTAYTDDVKPEKYKYFVKDQLKPRSDTPVYRNSRHFHISPEKTSFDPFPSATAYADDVKPKNDQRFTKEFEPSPNVSAYTDDVEPQGEKMFTKEFEPIPNVSAYTDDVKPEGEKMFTKEFEPSPNVSAYNDGIIELKAEN encoded by the exons ATGAAAGCCCTTTTCATCTTTACTGGTTTCCTATTTCTTGCTGTG CTTGCAAGAAATGCTCTTGCAAGGAAGGATCCTGGCGAGTACTGGAAACATGTAATGAAGGATGAGCCAATGCCTGAATACATACAAGGCCTCGTTGGTGCAAGCGAAGTCACATGTACCGACAACAAAAACAAAGGGTACTTCCACATCTCATCCCAGAAAACTAGCATCGATCCGATTCCAAGTGTCACAGCCTACACCGACGATGTTAAAcctgaaaaatataaatatttcgtgAAAGATCAACTTAAACCGAGGTCTGATACCCCAGTTTACAGAAACAGCAGGCACTTCCACATCTCACCCGAGAAAACTAGCTTCGATCCATTTCCAAGTGCCACTGCCTATGCTGATGATGTTAAACCGAAAAATGATCAACGTTTCACGAAAGAATTTGAGCCTAGCCCTAATGTCTCGGCCTACACGGATGATGTCGAGCCGCAAGGTGAAAAAATGTTCACAAAAGAATTTGAGCCTATCCCTAATGTCTCGGCCTACACGGATGATGTTAAGCCGGAAGGTGAAAAAATGTTCACAAAAGAATTTGAGCCGAGTCCTAATGTCTCGGCTTATAACGATGGTATTATCGAGTTAAAAGCAGAAAATTAA
- the LOC140963413 gene encoding transcription termination factor MTERF2, chloroplastic-like, whose product MLAFQPQNHQIAAVLRLQDCRIYPRVTDLYIFPIASKRRHFSYTRSSFHNSQHTLPDQESTPVPAGALPSIDDESLRTHNAKSAALLLRHLSPKDQQNPNPPPPQRQEHHLQFSKEDKEKLLELSLLNKKAPQFPGSIFVNSSSIPVKSVFESENGRLDDGADDEMLMKALEIRRKVTVEVFKEAMKKGKFGITYSENLISKLAEFLDYVMIKAASMKQLPEYSGCSYNKRAKAFIVESGVVPLIRWLKHNSLSHPQIGKLICTSRGNVDSIRKLAEWLKSIHVKGRFIGVAMTRAGETVLERDLEELDEIIMYLESNGVRPDWMGYVVSRCPELLCFSMEELRSRVEFYLNMGMDKNDFGTMLFDCPKVLGYLSMEEMNKKVAYLKEFGLDNENLGRLLAFKPQLMACSIEERWIPLIKYFYYLGISKDGMRRILTGKPIIFCIDLDSTIVPKVQFLRDIGVQDDAIGSMLVRFPSLMTYSLYKKIRPVVIFLLTKAGVSQRDIGKVIGLGPELLGCSIANKLDHNVKYFLSLGIKLPFLGEMIADFPMLLRYNIDILRPKYRYLRRMMVRPLQDLIEFPRFFSYSLEERIIPRHKIMVKNRINFKLRYMLASTDDEFHSRVADAVERRRRFESGISDEQPTDILANDTDVFG is encoded by the exons ATGCTGGCATTCCAACCACAGAACCACCAAATCGCCGCTGTCCTCCGCCTCCAAGACTGCCGGATTTATCCACGCGTCACCGATCTATATATCTTCCCCATCGCCTCCAAACGTCGCCATTTCAGCTACACGCGCTCATCTTTCCACAACAGCCAACATACCCTCCCTGACCAAGAAAGCACCCCGGTTCCCGCCGGCGCATTACCGAGCATTGACGATGAATCTCTACGGACCCACAACGCCAAGTCAGCGGCCCTCCTCCTCCGCCACCTCTCACCGAAAGATCAGCAAAACCCAAATCCACCACCGCCGCAAAGACAAGAACACCATCTTCAATTCTCCAAAGAAGATAAAGAGAAGCTGTTGGAATTATCATTACTTAATAAAAAAGCCCCGCAGTTTCCGGGCTCGATTTTCGTGAACAGTTCTTCCATACCTGTGAAGAGTGTCTTTGAATCGGAAAACGGTAGACTTGATGATGGTGCTGATGATGAAATGCTTATGAAGGCACTTGAAATTCGGAGGAAAGTGACTGTGGAGGTTTTCAAAGAGGCTATGAAAAAGGGAAAGTTTGGAATCACTTATTCTGAGAATTTGATTTCGAAGTTGGCTGAATTCCTGGATTATGTTATGATTAAGGCTGCTTCCATGAAGCAGTTGCCTGAATACTCTGGTTGCTCGTATAATAAACGTGCCAAGGCATTCATTGTTGAATCTGGTGTTGTTCCTCTTATCAG GTGGTTGAAACACAATTCACTATCACATCCCCAAATTGGGAAATTAATATGTACTTCAAGAGGAAATGTTGATTCCATCAGAAAGTTAGCTGAATGGCTGAAGTCGATTCATGTTAAAGGGAGATTTATCGGGGTTGCTATGACCCGAGCTGGAGAAACTGTATTGGAAAGGGACTTGGAAGAATTGGATGAAATTATTATGTATTTGGAGAGCAATGGTGTGAGACCGGATTGGATGGGCTATGTAGTCAGCAGATGTCCAGAGTTACTGTGTTTTAGCATGGAAGAACTGAGATCTCGTGTCGAGTTTTACTTGAATATGGGTATGGATAAAAATGACTTTGGAACAATGCTTTTTGACTGTCCCAAGGTTCTTGGTTACCTTTCTATGGAAGAGATGAACAAAAAG GTAGCTTATTTGAAGGAGTTTGGCCTTGATAATGAAAATTTGGGGAGATTATTGGCATTTAAACCACAGTTGATGGCATGTAGCATCGAAGAACGATGGATTCCTCTCATTAAGTACTTTTATTACCTTGGAATTTCCAAAGATGGCATGAGAAGAATCCTCACTGGAAAACCAATTATTTTCTGCATTGATCTTGATAGCACCATTGTCCCAAAG GTTCAATTTTTACGAGATATAGGAGTTCAAGATGATGCAATCGGCAGCATGCTCGTTAGATTTCCCTCCTTGATGACATACAGTCTATACAAGAAGATCAGACCTGTG GTCATTTTCTTGTTGACGAAAGCCGGGGTTTCCCAACGGGACATTGGGAAGGTGATTGGGTTGGGACCGGAACTATTAGGATGCAGTATAGCTAATAAACTTGATCACAATGTGAAGTATTTTTTGTCACTTGGAATTAAGTTACCATTCTTGGGTGAGATGATTGCGGATTTTCCAATGCTGCTTCGGTACAACATAGACATCCTTAGACCAAAATATCGTTACCTTCGGAGAATGATGGTACGGCCTTTGCAAGATCTCATCGAATTTCCGAG GTTTTTCAGCTATTCACTTGAGGAACGAATAATCCCAAGGCATAAGATCATGGTGAAAAATCGAATAAATTTTAAGCTGCGGTACATGTTGGCAAGCACAGATGATGAATTTCACTCAAGGGTCGCGGATGCAGTGGAGAGACGGAGAAGATTTGAATCTGGTATAAGCGATGAACAGCCAACAGACATACTTGCAAATGATACAGATGTATTTGGCTGA
- the LOC140963014 gene encoding BURP domain-containing protein BNM2A-like translates to MDVKLLTHTSLLLHLLILLGSYVNGQILGNHGHDHFHDDMRIELVHDSHDDESPSHMHHNMHPSLIVFFFVEDLKLGNTIPVYFPRKEPSSSPNLLPKEEADSIPFGSQELPNLLQFFSFPQDSSQATAMQNTLRACEAYPIKGETKICATSLESMLDFVQTIFGLETKLKVISTTHYTETKTPIQQKYTVKGIREVSAPKFVACHTIVYPYAVFYCHHQTSKSRVFFVSLTGENGDKVEALAVCHLDTTQWSKNHVSFKVLGIKPGSSPVCHFFPADNFVWVPSDDSMV, encoded by the exons ATGGACGTCAAGCTTCTCACACACACCAGTCTCCTGCTTCATCTTCTCATTCTTCTG GGATCATATGTGAATGGACAGATTCTAGGAAATCATGGGCACGATCATTTTCATGACGACATGCGAATCGAGCTGGTTCACGATTCTCATGATGATGAATCGCCATCGCATATGCATCATAACATGCATCCTTCACTTATTGTGTTCTTCTTTGTCGAAGACCTAAAATTAGGGAACACAATCCCAGTCTACTTTCCGAGAAAAGAACCGAGTTCCTCCCCTAATTTACTACCAAAAGAAGAAGCCGATTCGATCCCTTTCGGGTCCCAAGAACTCCCTAACCTCCTCCAGTTCTTCTCGTTTCCTCAAGATTCTTCACAAGCCACTGCTATGCAGAATACACTTAGAGCATGTGAGGCATATCCCATAAAGGGCGAAACCAAAATCTGCGCGACGTCCTTAGAATCGATGCTAGATTTCGTACAAACTATCTTTGGTTTGGAAACAAAACTCAAAGTTATATCCACTACTCATTATACAGAGACTAAAACCCCCATTCAACAGAAGTATACGGTAAAGGGTATTCGTGAAGTTTCAGCCCCCAAGTTTGTAGCATGTCACACTATTGTGTACCCTTATGCTGTCTTCTATTGCCATCACCAAACCAGCAAGAGTAGGGTTTTCTTTGTTTCGCTAACCGGTGAAAATGGTGACAAGGTTGAAGCTCTTGCTGTTTGTCACTTGGATACCACTCAATGGAGCAAAAATCATGTGTCTTTCAAAGTTCTCGGTATTAAGCCGGGGTCGTCTCCCGTGTGCCATTTCTTCCCGGCAGATAATTTTGTTTGGGTTCCATCTGATGATTCTATGGTATAG